One Spea bombifrons isolate aSpeBom1 chromosome 1, aSpeBom1.2.pri, whole genome shotgun sequence DNA window includes the following coding sequences:
- the DAZAP1 gene encoding DAZ-associated protein 1 isoform X1 — translation MNSQGGDEIGKLFVGGLDWSTTQETLQNYFSQYGEVVDCVIMKDKTTNQSRGFGFVKFKDPNCVATVLASRPHTLDGRNIDPKPCTPRGMQPERTRPREGWQQKEPRIESSKSNKIFVGGIPHNCGETELRDYFKRFGVVTEVVMIYDAEKQRPRGFGFITFEDEQSVDQAVNMHFHDIMGKKVEVKRAEPRDSKSQSPGPSQWGGRAMQNTANGWAGQSPPTWQQGYNPQGMWMPTGQAIVFSTGGYGPPAGRGAPPPPFTPFLVSPSPGSFPPPQGFPTGYATPPPFGYGYGPHPPGVPPPPGTPGAAPLAFPPPPPGQTPQDLSKPPGGQQDFAYNQFGYGQEMSGFGQSFSDLSQQPPSYTSGPSAPASGGPPAGVSGLGRGQNHNVQGFHPYRR, via the exons ATGAACAGCCAGGGAGGGGACGAGATCGG AAAGCTGTTTGTTGGTGGTCTTGATTGGAGTACAACGCAGG AAACTCTGCAAAATTACTTCTCGCAGTATGGGGAAGTCGTAGACTGTGTGATAATGAAAGATAAAACCACAAATCAGTCGAGAGGCTTTGGTTTTGTGAAATTTAAAGATCCCAACTGTGTAGCCACAGTACTGGCCAGCAGGCCTCACACACTGGATGGCCGGAAT ATTGATCCAAAGCCATGTACCCCTCGTGGAATGCAACCTGAGAGGACCCGACCGCGAGAAGGCTGG caACAAAAAGAGCCAAGGATAGAAAGTAGTAAATCGAACAAGATTTTTGTGGGTGGAATCCCTCACAATTGTGGTGAGACTGAACTACGAGACTACTTCAAGCGATTTGGAGTG GTTACAGAAGTGGTTATGATCTATGATGCTGAGAAACAGAGGCCAAGAG GTTTTGGATTTATAACTTTCGAGGACGAACAATCAGTGGACCAGGCTGTCAACATGCATTTTCACGACATCATGGGCAAAAAA gttGAAGTGAAACGGGCAGAACCTCGTGACAGTAAAAGCCAAAGTCCAGGACCCAGCCAGTGGGGAGGCAGAGCCATGCAGAACACCGCCAATGGATGGGCTGGACAGTCGCCTCCGACCTGGCAGCAAGGATACAATCCACAAG GTATGTGGATGCCCACAGGACAGGCAATTG TCTTCTCCACAGGCGGCTATGGGCCTCCTGCAGGCCGGGGTGCTCCACCACCACCCTTTACTCCCTTTTTAGTATCGCCATCTCCTGGAAGTTTCCCCCCACCACAGGGCTTCCCAACAGGCTATGCAACACCACCTCCATTTG GCTATGGTTATGGTCCACACCCTCCAGGAGTGCCCCCTCCTCCTGGTACCCCAGGAGCAGCGCCGTTGGCATTTCCTCCTCCACCCCCAGGGCAGACACCTCAGGATCTTAGCAAGCCCCCTGGTGGTCAGCAAGATTTTGCCTATAATCAGTTtg gTTATGGGCAGGAGATGAGTGGGTTTGGACAGAGTTTCTCTGATCTCAGTCAGCAGCCCCCCTCTTACACATCAGGACCCTCAGCACCAGCATCAGGAGGCCCACCCGCTGGGGTGAGTGGCTTGGGAAGAGGGCAGAATCACAACGTGCAAGGATTCCACCCTTACAGGCGTTAA
- the DAZAP1 gene encoding DAZ-associated protein 1 isoform X2 → MNSQGGDEIGKLFVGGLDWSTTQETLQNYFSQYGEVVDCVIMKDKTTNQSRGFGFVKFKDPNCVATVLASRPHTLDGRNIDPKPCTPRGMQPERTRPREGWQQKEPRIESSKSNKIFVGGIPHNCGETELRDYFKRFGVVTEVVMIYDAEKQRPRGFGFITFEDEQSVDQAVNMHFHDIMGKKVEVKRAEPRDSKSQSPGPSQWGGRAMQNTANGWAGQSPPTWQQGYNPQGMWMPTGQAIGGYGPPAGRGAPPPPFTPFLVSPSPGSFPPPQGFPTGYATPPPFGYGYGPHPPGVPPPPGTPGAAPLAFPPPPPGQTPQDLSKPPGGQQDFAYNQFGYGQEMSGFGQSFSDLSQQPPSYTSGPSAPASGGPPAGVSGLGRGQNHNVQGFHPYRR, encoded by the exons ATGAACAGCCAGGGAGGGGACGAGATCGG AAAGCTGTTTGTTGGTGGTCTTGATTGGAGTACAACGCAGG AAACTCTGCAAAATTACTTCTCGCAGTATGGGGAAGTCGTAGACTGTGTGATAATGAAAGATAAAACCACAAATCAGTCGAGAGGCTTTGGTTTTGTGAAATTTAAAGATCCCAACTGTGTAGCCACAGTACTGGCCAGCAGGCCTCACACACTGGATGGCCGGAAT ATTGATCCAAAGCCATGTACCCCTCGTGGAATGCAACCTGAGAGGACCCGACCGCGAGAAGGCTGG caACAAAAAGAGCCAAGGATAGAAAGTAGTAAATCGAACAAGATTTTTGTGGGTGGAATCCCTCACAATTGTGGTGAGACTGAACTACGAGACTACTTCAAGCGATTTGGAGTG GTTACAGAAGTGGTTATGATCTATGATGCTGAGAAACAGAGGCCAAGAG GTTTTGGATTTATAACTTTCGAGGACGAACAATCAGTGGACCAGGCTGTCAACATGCATTTTCACGACATCATGGGCAAAAAA gttGAAGTGAAACGGGCAGAACCTCGTGACAGTAAAAGCCAAAGTCCAGGACCCAGCCAGTGGGGAGGCAGAGCCATGCAGAACACCGCCAATGGATGGGCTGGACAGTCGCCTCCGACCTGGCAGCAAGGATACAATCCACAAG GTATGTGGATGCCCACAGGACAGGCAATTG GCGGCTATGGGCCTCCTGCAGGCCGGGGTGCTCCACCACCACCCTTTACTCCCTTTTTAGTATCGCCATCTCCTGGAAGTTTCCCCCCACCACAGGGCTTCCCAACAGGCTATGCAACACCACCTCCATTTG GCTATGGTTATGGTCCACACCCTCCAGGAGTGCCCCCTCCTCCTGGTACCCCAGGAGCAGCGCCGTTGGCATTTCCTCCTCCACCCCCAGGGCAGACACCTCAGGATCTTAGCAAGCCCCCTGGTGGTCAGCAAGATTTTGCCTATAATCAGTTtg gTTATGGGCAGGAGATGAGTGGGTTTGGACAGAGTTTCTCTGATCTCAGTCAGCAGCCCCCCTCTTACACATCAGGACCCTCAGCACCAGCATCAGGAGGCCCACCCGCTGGGGTGAGTGGCTTGGGAAGAGGGCAGAATCACAACGTGCAAGGATTCCACCCTTACAGGCGTTAA
- the DAZAP1 gene encoding DAZ-associated protein 1 isoform X4, with amino-acid sequence MNSQGGDEIGKLFVGGLDWSTTQETLQNYFSQYGEVVDCVIMKDKTTNQSRGFGFVKFKDPNCVATVLASRPHTLDGRNIDPKPCTPRGMQPERTRPREGWQQKEPRIESSKSNKIFVGGIPHNCGETELRDYFKRFGVVTEVVMIYDAEKQRPRGFGFITFEDEQSVDQAVNMHFHDIMGKKVEVKRAEPRDSKSQSPGPSQWGGRAMQNTANGWAGQSPPTWQQGYNPQGMWMPTGQAIGGYGPPAGRGAPPPPFTPFLVSPSPGSFPPPQGFPTGYATPPPFGYGYGPHPPGVPPPPGTPGAAPLAFPPPPPGQTPQDLSKPPGGQQDFAYNQFGNACFVKLSEWI; translated from the exons ATGAACAGCCAGGGAGGGGACGAGATCGG AAAGCTGTTTGTTGGTGGTCTTGATTGGAGTACAACGCAGG AAACTCTGCAAAATTACTTCTCGCAGTATGGGGAAGTCGTAGACTGTGTGATAATGAAAGATAAAACCACAAATCAGTCGAGAGGCTTTGGTTTTGTGAAATTTAAAGATCCCAACTGTGTAGCCACAGTACTGGCCAGCAGGCCTCACACACTGGATGGCCGGAAT ATTGATCCAAAGCCATGTACCCCTCGTGGAATGCAACCTGAGAGGACCCGACCGCGAGAAGGCTGG caACAAAAAGAGCCAAGGATAGAAAGTAGTAAATCGAACAAGATTTTTGTGGGTGGAATCCCTCACAATTGTGGTGAGACTGAACTACGAGACTACTTCAAGCGATTTGGAGTG GTTACAGAAGTGGTTATGATCTATGATGCTGAGAAACAGAGGCCAAGAG GTTTTGGATTTATAACTTTCGAGGACGAACAATCAGTGGACCAGGCTGTCAACATGCATTTTCACGACATCATGGGCAAAAAA gttGAAGTGAAACGGGCAGAACCTCGTGACAGTAAAAGCCAAAGTCCAGGACCCAGCCAGTGGGGAGGCAGAGCCATGCAGAACACCGCCAATGGATGGGCTGGACAGTCGCCTCCGACCTGGCAGCAAGGATACAATCCACAAG GTATGTGGATGCCCACAGGACAGGCAATTG GCGGCTATGGGCCTCCTGCAGGCCGGGGTGCTCCACCACCACCCTTTACTCCCTTTTTAGTATCGCCATCTCCTGGAAGTTTCCCCCCACCACAGGGCTTCCCAACAGGCTATGCAACACCACCTCCATTTG GCTATGGTTATGGTCCACACCCTCCAGGAGTGCCCCCTCCTCCTGGTACCCCAGGAGCAGCGCCGTTGGCATTTCCTCCTCCACCCCCAGGGCAGACACCTCAGGATCTTAGCAAGCCCCCTGGTGGTCAGCAAGATTTTGCCTATAATCAGTTtg GAAATGCCTGCTTTGTGAAATTGTCCGAGTGGATTTGA
- the DAZAP1 gene encoding DAZ-associated protein 1 isoform X3, producing MNSQGGDEIGKLFVGGLDWSTTQETLQNYFSQYGEVVDCVIMKDKTTNQSRGFGFVKFKDPNCVATVLASRPHTLDGRNIDPKPCTPRGMQPERTRPREGWQQKEPRIESSKSNKIFVGGIPHNCGETELRDYFKRFGVVTEVVMIYDAEKQRPRGFGFITFEDEQSVDQAVNMHFHDIMGKKVEVKRAEPRDSKSQSPGPSQWGGRAMQNTANGWAGQSPPTWQQGYNPQGMWMPTGQAIVFSTGGYGPPAGRGAPPPPFTPFLVSPSPGSFPPPQGFPTGYATPPPFGYGYGPHPPGVPPPPGTPGAAPLAFPPPPPGQTPQDLSKPPGGQQDFAYNQFGNACFVKLSEWI from the exons ATGAACAGCCAGGGAGGGGACGAGATCGG AAAGCTGTTTGTTGGTGGTCTTGATTGGAGTACAACGCAGG AAACTCTGCAAAATTACTTCTCGCAGTATGGGGAAGTCGTAGACTGTGTGATAATGAAAGATAAAACCACAAATCAGTCGAGAGGCTTTGGTTTTGTGAAATTTAAAGATCCCAACTGTGTAGCCACAGTACTGGCCAGCAGGCCTCACACACTGGATGGCCGGAAT ATTGATCCAAAGCCATGTACCCCTCGTGGAATGCAACCTGAGAGGACCCGACCGCGAGAAGGCTGG caACAAAAAGAGCCAAGGATAGAAAGTAGTAAATCGAACAAGATTTTTGTGGGTGGAATCCCTCACAATTGTGGTGAGACTGAACTACGAGACTACTTCAAGCGATTTGGAGTG GTTACAGAAGTGGTTATGATCTATGATGCTGAGAAACAGAGGCCAAGAG GTTTTGGATTTATAACTTTCGAGGACGAACAATCAGTGGACCAGGCTGTCAACATGCATTTTCACGACATCATGGGCAAAAAA gttGAAGTGAAACGGGCAGAACCTCGTGACAGTAAAAGCCAAAGTCCAGGACCCAGCCAGTGGGGAGGCAGAGCCATGCAGAACACCGCCAATGGATGGGCTGGACAGTCGCCTCCGACCTGGCAGCAAGGATACAATCCACAAG GTATGTGGATGCCCACAGGACAGGCAATTG TCTTCTCCACAGGCGGCTATGGGCCTCCTGCAGGCCGGGGTGCTCCACCACCACCCTTTACTCCCTTTTTAGTATCGCCATCTCCTGGAAGTTTCCCCCCACCACAGGGCTTCCCAACAGGCTATGCAACACCACCTCCATTTG GCTATGGTTATGGTCCACACCCTCCAGGAGTGCCCCCTCCTCCTGGTACCCCAGGAGCAGCGCCGTTGGCATTTCCTCCTCCACCCCCAGGGCAGACACCTCAGGATCTTAGCAAGCCCCCTGGTGGTCAGCAAGATTTTGCCTATAATCAGTTtg GAAATGCCTGCTTTGTGAAATTGTCCGAGTGGATTTGA
- the DAZAP1 gene encoding DAZ-associated protein 1 isoform X5 has translation MMLRNRGQEVEVKRAEPRDSKSQSPGPSQWGGRAMQNTANGWAGQSPPTWQQGYNPQGMWMPTGQAIGGYGPPAGRGAPPPPFTPFLVSPSPGSFPPPQGFPTGYATPPPFGYGYGPHPPGVPPPPGTPGAAPLAFPPPPPGQTPQDLSKPPGGQQDFAYNQFGYGQEMSGFGQSFSDLSQQPPSYTSGPSAPASGGPPAGVSGLGRGQNHNVQGFHPYRR, from the exons ATGATGCTGAGAAACAGAGGCCAAGAG gttGAAGTGAAACGGGCAGAACCTCGTGACAGTAAAAGCCAAAGTCCAGGACCCAGCCAGTGGGGAGGCAGAGCCATGCAGAACACCGCCAATGGATGGGCTGGACAGTCGCCTCCGACCTGGCAGCAAGGATACAATCCACAAG GTATGTGGATGCCCACAGGACAGGCAATTG GCGGCTATGGGCCTCCTGCAGGCCGGGGTGCTCCACCACCACCCTTTACTCCCTTTTTAGTATCGCCATCTCCTGGAAGTTTCCCCCCACCACAGGGCTTCCCAACAGGCTATGCAACACCACCTCCATTTG GCTATGGTTATGGTCCACACCCTCCAGGAGTGCCCCCTCCTCCTGGTACCCCAGGAGCAGCGCCGTTGGCATTTCCTCCTCCACCCCCAGGGCAGACACCTCAGGATCTTAGCAAGCCCCCTGGTGGTCAGCAAGATTTTGCCTATAATCAGTTtg gTTATGGGCAGGAGATGAGTGGGTTTGGACAGAGTTTCTCTGATCTCAGTCAGCAGCCCCCCTCTTACACATCAGGACCCTCAGCACCAGCATCAGGAGGCCCACCCGCTGGGGTGAGTGGCTTGGGAAGAGGGCAGAATCACAACGTGCAAGGATTCCACCCTTACAGGCGTTAA
- the RPS15 gene encoding 40S ribosomal protein S15 yields the protein MADVEQKKKRTFRKFTYRGVDLDQLLDMSYEQIMQLYCARQRRRLNRGLRRKQNSLLKRLRKAKKEAPPMEKPEVIKTHLRDMIILPEMVGSMVGVYNGKAFNQVEIKPEMIGHYLGEFSITYKPVKHGRPGIGATHSSRFIPLK from the exons ATG GCGGACGTCGagcagaaaaagaagaggaccttCAGGAAATTCACCTACAGAGGGGTAGACCTCGACCAGCTGCTGGATATGTCCTA TGAGCAGATCATGCAGCTGTACTGTGCCCGCCAACGCCGGCGTCTAAACAGGGGTCTCCGACGCAAGCAGAACTCTCTTCTGAAGCGTCTGAGAAAGGCTAAGAAAGAAGCCCCACCTATGGAGAAACCTGAAGTCATCAAAACCCACTTGAGGGATATGATTATTCTACCTGAGATGGTTGGAAGCATGGTTGGCGTGTACAACGGCAAAGCCTTCAATCAGGTTGAAATAAAG CCTGAGATGATTGGTCATTACCTGGGAGAGTTTTCCATCACATACAAGCCTGTAAAACACGGCAGACCGGGTATTGGTGCCACCCATTCTTCTCGGTTTATCCCACTGAAGTAA
- the LOC128492396 gene encoding gap junction beta-1 protein-like, with amino-acid sequence MAMSPQVFQELETVTCLLSGTSYLASRLGRVSLAALFFVRFGILAVGGRSIWMEEEKNFMCNSTQLLCTPSCFDEFSPISSFNLFALQLVVLVTHALSVTCWNRSTSQAKETRLQAHLSRRNVQITLHILCLLSRILIEGVFVFTFYKVSGGFVHPAVTHCRSHLCERFVVCTDLNAFTKNVFSLGLCAASVLSIIICCSELIITSLPRQRAK; translated from the coding sequence ATGGCGATGTCACCACAAGTATTCCAGGAGTTGGAAACCGTTACCTGCCTCTTGAGTGGCACGTCCTATCTCGCCTCACGTTTAGGAAGGGTGAGCTTGGCTGCTCTCTTCTTCGTTCGTTTCGGTATTCTGGCTGTTGGAGGCCGGTCAATATGgatggaggaagaaaaaaatttcATGTGCAACTCCACACAACTGCTGTGCACCCCAAGCTGCTTCGATGAGTTTTCTCCCATCTCTTCATTTAACTTGTTCGCCCTTCAGCTTGTGGTGCTAGTTACTCACGCCCTGTCCGTGACCTGTTGGAACCGTTCCACCTCCCAAGCGAAAGAGACACGGCTACAGGCTCACCTCAGCCGAAGAAACGTTCAAATCACGCTGCACATCCTTTGCCTCCTGAGCAGGATTCTCATCGAAGGggtgtttgtttttacattttataaggtGTCCGGAGGCTTTGTGCACCCGGCTGTCACTCATTGTCGAAGTCACTTGTGTGAGAGATTTGTCGTGTGTACAGATTTGAACGCATTCACTAAAAACGTCTTTAGTTTAGGCTTATGCGCAGCATCTGTGCTCAGTATCATTATATGCTGTAGTGAGCTCATTATCACTTCCCTACCCAGGCAGAGAGCAAAGtaa